The following are from one region of the Ochotona princeps isolate mOchPri1 chromosome 4, mOchPri1.hap1, whole genome shotgun sequence genome:
- the LOC101516620 gene encoding olfactory receptor 8B3, with translation MRMLTENDSLVTEFVLAGLTDRPELQKPLFCLFLMIYIVTMVGNFGLIMLIGLNSHLHTPMYYFLFNLSLIDLCYSSVFTPKMLMNFVSEQNFISYTECMTQLFFFLFFVISECYMLTSMAYDRYVAICNPLLYQVTMSRQVCSVLSLAAYVMGLAGATAHTGCMLRLSFCSANVINHYLCDILPLLQLSCTSTYVNEVVVLIVVGINITVPSFTILISYVFILSSILHIKSTQGRSKAFSTCSSHISAISLFFGSAAFMYLKYSSPGSVDQGKVSSVFYTNVVPMLNPLIYSLRNKDVKVAMRKVLIKIQMRNL, from the coding sequence ATGAGAATGCTGACTGAAAATGACTCCTTGGTTACTGAATTTGTCCTTGCTGGGTTAACGGATCGTCCAGAGCTACAGAAACCTCTATTTTGCCTATTTCTAATGATCTATATTGTCACCATGGTGGGTAACTTTGGCTTGATCATGCTTATCGGTCTCAATTCTCACCTCCACACCCCTATGTATTATTTCTTGTTCAACCTCTCCCTCATTGACCTGTGTTACTCTTCTgtgttcactcctaaaatgttGATGAACTTTGTATCAGAGCAGAACTTCATCTCCTACACGGAGTGCATGACacagctgtttttctttctcttttttgtcatCTCAGAATGCTACATGTTGACCTCAATGGCGTATGatcgctatgtggccatctgcaaTCCACTGCTGTATCAGGTCACCATGTCCCGTCAGGTGTGCTCTGTGCTATCCTTGGCTGCCTATGTGATGGGACTTGCTGGAGCCACTGCCCACACAGGATGCATGCTTAGACTAAGCTTCTGCAGTGCTAACGTCATTAATCACTATTTGTGTGACATACTTCCCCTTCTCCAGCTTTCTTGCACCAGCACCTATGTCAATGAGGTGGTTGTGCTCATTGTTGTGGGCATTAATATCACAGTACCCAGCTTCACAATCCTAATTTCCTATGTTTTCATCCTCAGTAGCATTCTTCATATCAAATCTACTCAAGGAAGATCAAAAGCCTTCAGTACTTGTAGTTCTCACATTAGtgccatttctctcttttttgggTCAGCAGCATTTATGTACCTAAAATACTCTTCTCCTGGTTCTGTGGACCAAGGGAAAGTTTCTTCTGTATTTTACACTAATGTAGTGCCGATGCTCAACCCTCTGATCTACAGTTTGAGGAACAAGGATGTCAAAGTTGCAATGAGGAAAGTCCTGATAAAAATTCAGATGAGAAATCTATGA